The Parus major isolate Abel unplaced genomic scaffold, Parus_major1.1 Scaffold569, whole genome shotgun sequence genome contains the following window.
CAATCCGCTGAACGTTTTCCACATCGAGGTGTCTATTGAAGACGTTAATGACAACTCCCCGACCTTCAGGAAGGGGACTTTGGATCTGGAGATCGGTGAATGGACCCTTCCCGGTGCTCGTTTTCCTCTGGAGACGGCACGTGACGCTGACGTGGGGAGGAACTCGCTGCTGACTTACCATCTCTCCCGCAATCCGTCCTTCTCTTTGGCCTTAAAGGAGACCCCAAACGAAAGCAAGCAGCCAGAGTTGGTGCTGGAGACACCTTTGGACCGGGAGAAGCAGAGCTCTTTTGAGCTGGTGCTGATGGCGGTGGATGGTGGGGAACCCGCCATGTCCGGGACTGTCCATATTCTGATCAAAGTGGCGGACGCAAATGACAATCCACCAGTTTTCAGCAAAGCTCTCTACGAGGCACAGATTGCGGAGAATCTGCCGGCGGGATCTTTGGTTCTGAAGGTGGTGGCCACAGATGCAGACGCAGGCTCCAACGGACAGGTCTCCTACGTCTTCGGCAACATCCCAGACGTCGTCAAAACGTTGTTCTCTGTGGACAGTGAAAGTGGGGAAATAAGGTCGGTGGGTCCCCTCGATTTCGAGGAGAAGAATAAATTCATCTTAAGTCTCGAGGCCCGGGACGGCGGGGGTTTGGTGGCGCACTGCAACGTGCAAATACACATCACGGACGAGAATGACAATGCGCCCGAGATCACCATTCTATCCCTGTCCAGTCCCGTGCCCGAGGACGCACCCGTCGGCACCGTGGTTGCCGTGCTGAACGTAGACGACCCGGATTCCGGGGAGAACGGTCAGGTGTCGTTGGAGCTGTCGGGGGAGGCGGCGCTGTCGCTGGTGGCGTCGTCGGGCGGCTCGTACAAGGTGGTGACGGCGAGCGCGCTGGACCGCGAGCAGGCGTGGGAGCAGCGCGTGACGGTGGTGGCCCGGGACCGGGGCAGGCCGTCGCTGcggagcagcagggagctggtgctggaggtgTCGGACGTGAACGACAACGCGCCGGTGTTCGAGGAGGCGGCGTACANNNNNNNNNNNNNNNNNNNNNNNNNNNNNNNNNNNNNNNNNNNNNNNNNNNNNNNNNNNNNNNNNNNNNNNNNNNNNNNNNNNNNNNNNNNNNNNNNNNNNNNNNNNNNNNNNNNNNNNNNNNNNNNNNNNNNNNNNNNNNNNNNNNNNNNNNNNNNNNNNNNNNNNNNNNNNNNNNNNNNNNNNNNNNNNNNNNNNNNNNNNNNNNNNNNNNNNNNNNNNNNNNNNNNNNNNNNNNNNNNNNNNNNNNNNNNNNNNNNNNNNNNNNNNNNNNNNNNNNNNNNNNNNNNNNNNNNNNNNNNNNNNNNNNNNNNNNNNNNNNNNNNNNNNNNNNNNNNNNNNNNNNNNNNNNNNNNNNNNNNNNNNNNNNNNNNNNNNNNNNNNNNNNNNNNNNNNNNNNNNNNNNNNNNNNNNNNNNNNNNNNNNNNNNNNNNNNNNNNNNNNNNNNNNNNNNNNNNNNNNNNNNNNNNNNNNNNNNNNNNNNNNNNNNNNNNNNNNNNNNNNNNNNNNNNNNNNNNNNNNNNNNNNNNNNNNNNNNNNNNNNNNNNNNNNNNNNNNNNNNNNNNNNNNNNNNNNNNNNNNNNNNNNNNNNNNNNNNNNNNNNNNNNNNNNNNNNNNNNNNNNNNNNNNNNNNNNNNNNNNNNNNNNNNNNNNNNNNNNNNNNNNNNNNNNNNNNNNNNNNNNNNNNNNNNNNNNNNNNNNNNNNNNNNNNNNNNNNNNNNNNNNNNNNNNNNNNNNNNNNNNNNNNNNNNNNNNNNNNNNNNNNNNNNNNNNNNNNNNNNNNNNNNNNNNNNNNNNNNNNNNNNNNNNNNNNNNNNNNNNNNNNNNNNNNNNNNNNNNNNNNNNNNNNNNNNNNNNNNNNNNNNNNNNNNNNNNNNNNNNNNNNNNNNNNNNNNNNNNNNNNNNNNNNNNNNNNNNNNNNNNNNNGCCGCCGCCGCCGGTGCCGGCGGTGCCCGTGCTGTCGGCGGAGGAGCTTCTGGGCGGCGATTCCTGCGAGAAGCCGAGCCCGAGCAGGAACGTCGTCGTGGGAGAGCCGCCCGCCgatgctgctgcactgcaggtCTGTAAAGCGTGAGCTCTTTCTGGTTTCAGAGCATTCTGAATCGTCCTCCTTGTTTTCCGGCTATTCTCTGCGTGGTGTCTGAGGGGACTTGTTATCTGTGTCTGTGCATAGTGGaggaagttttttattttttcccgGTAACAGATTCAGCTGACAGGCTCTGTTTATGGCTCTCATTTCTGCTAGTAGAAGCgtttctctgtctttctccaTGTTTCCCAGACTCCGGTTTTTGTGACTTGCACAGTCCTGTCTCCGTGATGGAATCAGTTAAGGAAA
Protein-coding sequences here:
- the LOC107199313 gene encoding protocadherin gamma-B3-like; the encoded protein is MEVRSAAQGWAGAGRVGLLAAVLLCVWWRAAGERLRYAIPEELGRGSLVGPLARDLGLSADELPARKLLVASAGKKQLKYFTVNEENGNLYVNERLDREEMCGELASCSVSFEVLVHNPLNVFHIEVSIEDVNDNSPTFRKGTLDLEIGEWTLPGARFPLETARDADVGRNSLLTYHLSRNPSFSLALKETPNESKQPELVLETPLDREKQSSFELVLMAVDGGEPAMSGTVHILIKVADANDNPPVFSKALYEAQIAENLPAGSLVLKVVATDADAGSNGQVSYVFGNIPDVVKTLFSVDSESGEIRSVGPLDFEEKNKFILSLEARDGGGLVAHCNVQIHITDENDNAPEITILSLSSPVPEDAPVGTVVAVLNVDDPDSGENGQVSLELSGEAALSLVASSGGSYKVVTASALDREQAWEQRVTVVARDRGRPSLRSSRELVLEVSDVNDNAPVFEEAASEG